CGTGCCCGAAAAAGGGAAGCCCGTGACCGGCTCTTCTGATAGTCTGCGGCAGTGGTGGAAGGAGACGGTGCAGTTCAACCAGAATGCGCCTAAGGCCATCGCACAGTACATGCCAGTCGTCGAAGCAGCCGATGAGTCGGTCAAGCCTGGCACGACCCTAATGCACCTCCTCCATGACCTACAAGACACAACCTTGGGCTCACTCCTCTCTGCCCTGATCCAACACTGTGTCCCTCCCCAGAGGAAGTTCCCCCTAGACATGGGTGTGCCACCGCCGTGGTGGCCCAGCGGCAGTGAGGTCTGGTGGGGCCAGCAGGGCAGGGCACAAGAACTGGGCCCACCTCCTTACAGGAAGCCCCATGACCTGAAGAAAGCTTGGAAGATCAGTGTTTTGGCAGCTGTCATAAAGCACATGTCACCTGATTTGGGCAGAATGAGGAGGCTGGTCAAACAGTCCAAGTGCTTGCAAGACAAGATGACCGCGAAAGAAAGTGTGACATGGTCTAAGGTGGTCGACCAAGAAGAGCTATTCTTTCAAAGACCTGAGAAGTACCTCAAGACCTCATccgatgaagaagaaaatgaaaagaagagGAGCGATGCGTTCCGACGCAATGAGAAGAGGAAGTGCGGGTTTAGTTTCCGGGAGGAGAGCAACCTGGAAAGGATGTCGTACCCGTGCCACAACTATGAGTGTCCACGGAGTGAGCCGAGCGCCGTGTTCTTCGATAAGAACTTGAGAACCAATCACGAGATTCTCTGTATCTACCGTGATACGCCTTCCGGTAAAGGTCCTGAGGTGTATGGTAAAGGGCCGCGCAACACCGAGGTTATGGTGGGCAGTGAGATTGTGGATAGCAACCGCGGTACAGTGAACCTGCATGACTGGACGGAGTTAGTGCACCCGGGTGAGGTGAGGGAGAGGCCCTATGGCGGCGATAGAGTGGAAGAATACATGAACTATTGGAAGGGTAGTATCGAAGATATGGTGATGGGTACAGATGCGTTTGCCACACAAAGGGAGTGTGTGGACTTGAACTCGGATCCGTGTGACGAGCACGTAAGCCTTTACGACTACAGAGAGACTTCGATATGGGACCTTAAGTACGTTGATAACAGCTCACCTTAAACTCCACTATGCCGTCTTAAGCTTTCTTATCGCTTTCTCATCAGCCGATAACAGAAGACTATGCCGGTTCTTTATAGATGTATTTGCCGGTTCTTTATTGATGTATTCGGTAAGTTATCCTAATGTTGTGCCTGTCAATCTATTAAAACTCCCAGGCAATGCtacgggaaaaaaaaaatccctatGGTACTATATAGTGAAATTTTGCGTAACCGGAGTTTATAGAAACGAGAATAATGAGTTATTTTCAACTATGCCAAATCCATGCTTTTGAAGTGTGCAACGATTCTTTAGTTCTTTACGAGCATTTCGCCTGTCCCGGTTGATGTTAACCAATAAACCGTGAAGATTACTGCTACTAATTAAGTAGGGCCAATAAAATCTTCTGGCCACTATGAGATAGACTGTACAAAGTACATATTGAACAAAACACTCggcatcatatatattttgatcTTACATTGATTGCTCGTTTTCGATCTAGTCCATTCtggaaacaaaaaaatcaattgTATAGACTTTTAAGCGGTGGCTTTTCCCACAAAATTTTTCCCAAACTTGGTCAAGTTAGACCAAGTTCCGCAAAAATTGAAGAAGCAAAAACAGATGAGGAGCGCTCCACTCAAAATTCATAAAAGCTATGCTTCTGAGGTATACAGTCATTATAGTCCAACCTAGTACCGGCACACGAGTAACCTTTTCGGAACTTCATTTTCTTACTTCTCACTTCAACTTCCACCGAAAATACAGAGCAGACGGGCCTGTGATCTGAGAATCTTGATTCTCCCCGCACATAGGATAGTTGTTCAATTCCACGCCCTCGCCAAAGTATCCTATCACACCTGAAGGTAATCAAACCAAGAAATGTCATTCTCATGGACAAGGATGGATCCAGCAAAAGCTGGTGATTGTCTTTTTAAAGAAGACGGGTGGCTTGACTGGT
The sequence above is drawn from the Punica granatum isolate Tunisia-2019 chromosome 5, ASM765513v2, whole genome shotgun sequence genome and encodes:
- the LOC116207127 gene encoding putative ETHYLENE INSENSITIVE 3-like 4 protein isoform X2, with translation MAGIDMVEIDQHVLEPASSPSTGLEEELDDDDIEEISIDDLKRRMWKDRMRMQKFKEKQNEEPEYEASSTKKVASQRKKMARAQDSILKYMVKIMEVCNGQGFVYGIVPEKGKPVTGSSDSLRQWWKETVQFNQNAPKAIAQYMPVVEAADESVKPGTTLMHLLHDLQDTTLGSLLSALIQHCVPPQRKFPLDMGVPPPWWPSGSEVWWGQQGRAQELGPPPYRKPHDLKKAWKISVLAAVIKHMSPDLGRMRRLVKQSKCLQDKMTAKESVTWSKVVDQEELFFQRPEKYLKTSSDEEENEKKRSDAFRRNEKRKCGFSFREESNLERMSYPCHNYECPRSEPSAVFFDKNLRTNHEILCIYRDTPSGKGPEVYGKGPRNTEVMVGSEIVDSNRGTVNLHDWTELVHPGEVRERPYGGDRVEEYMNYWKGSIEDMVMGTDAFATQRECVDLNSDPCDEHVSLYDYRETSIWDLKYVDNSSP
- the LOC116207127 gene encoding putative ETHYLENE INSENSITIVE 3-like 4 protein isoform X3; this translates as MVEIDQHVLEPASSPSTGLEEELDDDDIEEISIDDLKRRMWKDRMRMQKFKEKQNEEPEYEASSTKKVASQRKKMARAQDSILKYMVKIMEVCNGQGFVYGIVPEKGKPVTGSSDSLRQWWKETVQFNQNAPKAIAQYMPVVEAADESVKPGTTLMHLLHDLQDTTLGSLLSALIQHCVPPQRKFPLDMGVPPPWWPSGSEVWWGQQGRAQELGPPPYRKPHDLKKAWKISVLAAVIKHMSPDLGRMRRLVKQSKCLQDKMTAKESVTWSKVVDQEELFFQRPEKYLKTSSDEEENEKKRSDAFRRNEKRKCGFSFREESNLERMSYPCHNYECPRSEPSAVFFDKNLRTNHEILCIYRDTPSGKGPEVYGKGPRNTEVMVGSEIVDSNRGTVNLHDWTELVHPGEVRERPYGGDRVEEYMNYWKGSIEDMVMGTDAFATQRECVDLNSDPCDEHVSLYDYRETSIWDLKYVDNSSP
- the LOC116207127 gene encoding putative ETHYLENE INSENSITIVE 3-like 4 protein isoform X1 codes for the protein MVADILVFLAILISFSEVYRLSIYHYFIQVAGIDMVEIDQHVLEPASSPSTGLEEELDDDDIEEISIDDLKRRMWKDRMRMQKFKEKQNEEPEYEASSTKKVASQRKKMARAQDSILKYMVKIMEVCNGQGFVYGIVPEKGKPVTGSSDSLRQWWKETVQFNQNAPKAIAQYMPVVEAADESVKPGTTLMHLLHDLQDTTLGSLLSALIQHCVPPQRKFPLDMGVPPPWWPSGSEVWWGQQGRAQELGPPPYRKPHDLKKAWKISVLAAVIKHMSPDLGRMRRLVKQSKCLQDKMTAKESVTWSKVVDQEELFFQRPEKYLKTSSDEEENEKKRSDAFRRNEKRKCGFSFREESNLERMSYPCHNYECPRSEPSAVFFDKNLRTNHEILCIYRDTPSGKGPEVYGKGPRNTEVMVGSEIVDSNRGTVNLHDWTELVHPGEVRERPYGGDRVEEYMNYWKGSIEDMVMGTDAFATQRECVDLNSDPCDEHVSLYDYRETSIWDLKYVDNSSP